In a single window of the Scyliorhinus canicula chromosome 1, sScyCan1.1, whole genome shotgun sequence genome:
- the LOC119963193 gene encoding probable G-protein coupled receptor 139 gives MAVADLLVVIIRVILEKVNPFKLQIVFYYSPYACNSKEVIASAVVSSSVWLTVAFTFDRMVAICFQKLKMKYCTEKTAATVIITVCLLSLFNKIPVFFKYDSYYCMVSYEYHNYDVWMVFDWTDRILTPVLPFVLILLLNTLTIRHILMASAVRRKLRGQRNGDEKNDPEMKNRRRSIILLFTITGSFGLLWVTRVVYLSIQRITGMYDVWTTSGLVTDKMGRMLQLSSSCTNTFIYVVTQRKFREEVMNAVKYPFTVILKFIK, from the coding sequence ATGGCTGTCGCAGATCTGCTGGTTGTCATTATTCGGGTCATACTGGAAAAAGTTAATCCCTTCAAGCTGCAGATTGTATTCTACTACTCCCCATATGCCTGTAACAGCAAAGAAGTCATTGCTTCCGCTGTTGTTAGCAGCTCTGTCTGGCTCACAGTCGCCTTCACCTTTGACCGTATGGTGGCCATTTGCTTCCAGAAACTGAAGATGAAATACTGCACTGAGAAAACTGCAGCCACCGTTATCATAACCGTGTGTTTACTCAGTCTATTCAACAAAATTCCGGTGTTTTTTAAGTATGACAGCTACTACTGTATGGTATCATACGAATACCACAATTATGATGTGTGGATGGTTTTCGACTGGACAGACCGCATTTTAACTCCAGTGCTCCCCTTTGTGCTGATCCTACTGCTCAATACTCTCACCATCAGGCACATCCTGATGGCCAGTGCAGTCCGCAGGAAACTGAGGGGACAGCGAAACGGGGATGAGAAGAATGATCCAGAAATGAAGAATCGAAGAAGATCCATCATTTTGCTTTTCACCATAACGGGCAGTTTTGGCCTGTTATGGGTGACACGTGTCGTATATCTATCCATTCAGCGAATTACTGGAATGTATGACGTCTGGACAACTTCTGGCCTTGTAACAGATAAGATGGGAAGAATGCTTCAGTTATCCAGTTCCTGCACCAACACGTTTATTTACGTCGTCACACAGAGGAAGTTCAGAGAGGAGGTGATGAACGCtgtgaaatatccctttactGTCATCCTGAAGTTCATTAAATAA